The Acidobacteriota bacterium genome has a window encoding:
- a CDS encoding non-ribosomal peptide synthetase — MGALRPAPRGAAVVVPREGEHKDPAALARLLRDERITVAHFVPSLLRPILDEPPTARCADLRAVFCGGEGMPRDVHDRFFETLPGRVLSHFYGPTEAAISCLYHDCDPSIPPGAVPIGTPVSNMRVYLLDETLHPVPEGVAGEIFIGGSGLARGYLARPDLTADRFVPDPVSGDPGARLYRSGDLARMRRGAIEFMGRTDHQVKIRGYRIELAEVETALTRMPGIAQAVAAAIDDDPDRRLVAWVVANGEPPNETDMRAHLRGSLPEPMIPSAFVVLPRLPLGPNGKVDRKALPEPGAAPAAAAYVAPRTPAEEVIAGICASLLKREKVGVDHSFFELGGDSLLATRVVARMRAAFEIDFPLRRLFTGPTVRELAAAVEEILVEKLAAMDEAEAARRLEGRAAPGKGAEAR; from the coding sequence GTGGGAGCTCTTCGGCCCGCTCCTCGCGGGGCGGCGGTCGTCGTCCCGCGCGAGGGGGAGCACAAGGACCCGGCGGCGCTCGCGCGCCTTCTCCGCGACGAGCGGATCACGGTGGCGCACTTCGTGCCGTCGCTCCTGCGCCCGATCCTCGACGAGCCGCCGACGGCCCGGTGCGCGGATCTGCGCGCGGTCTTCTGCGGCGGCGAGGGGATGCCGCGCGACGTCCACGACCGCTTCTTCGAGACGCTCCCCGGCCGCGTCCTCTCCCATTTCTACGGCCCGACCGAGGCGGCGATCAGCTGCCTCTACCACGACTGCGATCCTTCGATCCCCCCCGGCGCCGTTCCGATCGGGACCCCCGTCTCGAACATGCGGGTCTACCTCCTCGACGAGACACTGCACCCGGTCCCCGAGGGGGTCGCGGGAGAGATCTTCATCGGCGGCTCCGGCCTCGCGCGCGGATACCTCGCGCGCCCCGATCTGACGGCGGATCGATTCGTCCCGGATCCCGTCTCCGGCGACCCCGGCGCCCGGCTCTACCGGAGCGGGGACCTCGCGAGGATGCGGCGCGGCGCGATCGAGTTCATGGGGCGCACCGACCATCAGGTGAAGATCCGCGGGTACCGCATCGAGCTGGCGGAGGTCGAGACGGCTCTCACGCGCATGCCCGGAATCGCGCAGGCCGTCGCCGCCGCGATCGACGACGACCCGGATCGACGGCTCGTCGCCTGGGTCGTCGCGAACGGCGAACCCCCGAACGAGACGGACATGCGCGCCCACCTGAGAGGCTCGCTCCCCGAGCCGATGATCCCCTCGGCCTTCGTCGTCCTCCCGCGGCTGCCGCTGGGCCCGAACGGAAAGGTCGACCGGAAGGCGCTGCCGGAGCCCGGGGCGGCGCCGGCCGCCGCCGCGTACGTGGCCCCGCGCACCCCCGCCGAGGAGGTGATCGCCGGGATCTGCGCGAGCCTCCTGAAGCGCGAGAAGGTCGGCGTCGACCACAGCTTCTTCGAGCTCGGCGGCGACTCCCTCCTCGCGACGCGCGTCGTGGCGCGCATGCGCGCCGCGTTCGAGATCGACTTCCCGCTGCGCCGCCTCTTCACGGGCCCCACAGTCCGCGAGCTCGCGGCGGCGGTGGAGGAGATCCTCGTCGAGAAGCTCGCGGCGATGGACGAAGCGG